Proteins from one Salvelinus sp. IW2-2015 linkage group LG32, ASM291031v2, whole genome shotgun sequence genomic window:
- the LOC111957148 gene encoding protein lifeguard 3, which produces MSRSDFPLGYDDSHSPLYGPQGGNYPPPPAYGFPANGGPPSGQPSSFYPSGPHGPPYPGQPAGYPAGPYPGQPHPGGPGYNNQPMMPPMPPIIPPTMPSSALSGDGEGFAAGSFDSLKVRHSFIRKVYMILASQLLVTVAIVAVFTFVDSVKKFVIANPAVYWASFAVYFVTHIVLVCCKGPRRKFPWNVILLAIFTLAMSYMTGTISSYYDTKAVFLALGITVIVCIITTVFCFQTKVDLTSCTGLFCVLGIVVMVAGIITAIVLSFKYIPWLHMVYAAVGAIVYTLFLAYHTQLLIGKGKNSISPEEYVFAALSIYVDIVQIFLCLLQLIGAANR; this is translated from the exons aTGTCTCGGTCTGACTTCCCCCTGGGTTACGATGACTCTCATTCCCCCCTCTATGGCCCCCAAGGTGGTAACTACCCCCCTCCCCCTGCCTATGGCTTCCCTGCCAATGGAGGTCCCCCATCAGGCCAGCCCTCGTCCTTCTACCCCTCTGGTCCCCATGGACCTCCATATCCTGGCCAGCCTGCCGGATACCCTGCTGGGCCCTACCCAGGCCAGCCTCACCCCGGGGGTCCAGGGTACAACAACCAGCCTATGATGCCACCCATGCCACCTATAATCCCCCCTACGATGCCTAGCAGTGCACTGAGCG GCGATGGAGAGGGGTTTGCGGCAGGCAGCTTTGATAGTCTGAAAGTGCGACATTCCTTCATACGAAAG GTGTATATGATCCTGGCATCTCAGCTACTCGTCACTGTCGCAATCGTGGCCGTCTTCacatttgt TGACTCTGTCAAGAAGTTTGTGATCGCAAACCCAGCTGTCTACTGGGCATCATT CGCTGTGTATTTCGTCACTCACATTGTGCTGGTCTGCTGTAAAGGACCCAG GAGGAAATTCCCATGGAATGTCATCCTGCTGGCCATCTTT ACACTGGCCATGTCCTACATGACGGGCACCATatccag TTACTATGATACTAAGGCAGTGTTTCTGGCTCTGGGCATCACCGTCATTGTGTGTATCATCACCACTGTCTTCTGCTTCCAGACCAAG GTGGACCTCACTTCATGCACAGGCCTATTCTGTGTCCTGGGGATCGTTGTCATGGTGGCAGGCATCATCACAGCCATTGTGCTCTCCTTCAAATAT ATTCCTTGGCTTCACATGGTGTATGCGGCCGTTGGCGCAATAGTCTACACACTG tTTCTGGCGTACCACACACAGCTGTTGATCGGCAAGGGGAAGAACTCTATCAGTCCAGAGGAGTATGTGTTCGCAGCGCTCTCCATCTACGTCGACATCGTCCAGATCTTCCTGTGCCTGCTGCAGCTTATTGGTGCAGCCAACAGATGA
- the catip gene encoding ciliogenesis-associated TTC17-interacting protein, protein MEETATTEEAEELKASSEAIAFLSSIRAAEMQRCLFEDSLVTVSEGGRELGEFKVTVERTICREQPCLLLHAHSHGSIDNTPCGTAITAYLSLNLETLEQNHHEYVKLQDHRLDRRCHMVQHDGQLVVNKTTTVGEEIRRQTLSYPLSSVKGLVSEGSNLLLLRVFALRKNVPENMTFLSFDQDTHISTSTYRELGCRQQTVGEEVVEVFGMERTVNSVEDIPAMWHCYFLPDGHLASRVQVGSPVTMRLLLLPLQTHTEVRDDKPVFEKRSLVWEEDMQMHSMFLDRKEELKAEHASYLRQHPELRTMMADFLQFLLLRKPSDVFVFAREYFSPFASLQPPGSTFNTSSP, encoded by the exons ATGGAGGAGACTGCTACAACGGAGGAAGCCGAGGAGTTAAAAGCCTCTAGCGAGGCCATCGCCTTTCTGTCCAGCATAA gggctgCGGAGATGCAGCGTTGTCTGTTTGAAGACTCTCTGGTGACAGTGTCCgaggggggcagagagctggGAGAGTTTAAGGTGACTGTGGAGAGGACCATTTGCAGGGAGCAGCCTTGCCTGCTGCTGCACGCACACAGCCATGGATCTATTGACAACACTCCCTGTGGTACAGCCATCACTG CCTACCTTTCTTTGAACCTGGAGACCCTGGAGCAAAACCACCACGAGTATGTCAAG CTTCAAGACCACCGATTGGACAGGAGGTGTCACATGGTCCAGCATGATGGACAGCTGGTGGTGAACAAAACCACCACtgtgggagag gagataAGGAGGCAGACCTTGTCGTACCCTCTGTCCTCTGTGAAGGGGTTAGTGTCCGAGGGCTCTAACCTGCTGCTGCTGAGGGTATTCGCTCTGAGGAAGAACGTCCCggaaaacatgacattcctctccttcgaccaggacacacacatatCCACCTCCACATAC AGGGAGCTGGGGTGCAGGCAGCAGACGGtgggagaggaggtggtggaggtgtttGGGATGGAGAGGACGGTCAACTCGGTGGAGGACATCCCAGCCATGTGGCACTGCTACTTCCTGCCTGACGG GCATCTGGCTAGCCGAGTGCAGGTGGGCTCTCCTGTGACCATGAGGCTCTTGCTACTCCCgctccaaacacacacag AGGTGAGGGATGATAAGCCTGTGTTTGAGAAGAGGTCTCTGGTCTGGGAGGAGGACATGCAGATGCACTCCATGTTCCTGGACAGAAAG gaggAGTTGAAGGCGGAGCATGCCTCGTACCTGCGGCAGCACCCGGAGCTCCGCACTATGATGGCCGACTTCCTGCAGTTTTTGTTACTACGGAAACCGAGCGACGTATTTGTGTTTGCCCGCGAGTACTTCTCCCCATTCGCCTCCCTCCAACCCCCGGGGAGCACCTTCAACACCTCCTCACCCTGA
- the LOC111956905 gene encoding caspase-8, which translates to MVTRYESPEEARKVAVIVLRKMXNNNLAXKLEDSAPQFTXAVPVQDHDGSMSRLPPKKKTPAELEKEGFYSMASESRGVCVIINNVDFGNKKRKGSDIDAEALAKVFSWLKFRVVMCKDKTAVEIPIVLKVFSELKQLSDLQQCGVKEWVSGQFTDLKDLPKHGDAFVCCILSHGEKEGVCGTDGTVVPTIDILSPFNGTNCSILVEKPKLFFIQACRGKDVQGGVPVNKKPEVEETDRELDTDDGQVQDYTLPLYSDYLVFMANVEQYVSIRNVYTGSWFIQSLCGQLEKGCTGGKDIHAIITLVNAEVSKMDCKLPVKDKDGKRIGCENVKQSPDSRNTLTKTLIFPAEITYTS; encoded by the exons ATGGTCACAAGATATGAAAGCCCTGAAGAAGCCCGGAAAGTCGCAGTGATCGTTTTACGCAAAATGAAWAATAACAATCTTGCCAYGAAGTTGGAGGATAGTGCACCYCAGTTCACTYSWG CTGTTCCTGTCCAGGATCACGATGGCTCCATGTCAAGGCTGCCTCCCAAGAAGAAGACACCCGCAGAGTTGGAAAAG GAGGGTTTTTATAGCATGGCCAGCGAGTCCAGAGGTGTCTGTGTGATCATCAACAATGTGGACTTTGGGAATAAAAAGAGAAAGGGATCAGACATTGATGCTG AGGCGCTAGCAAAAGTGTTCAGCTGGCTGAAGTTCAGGGTGGTGATGTGCAAGGACAAGACTGCAGTGGAGATTCCCATTGTGCTGAAGGTCTTCTCTGAGCTGAAGCAGTTATCTGACCTGCAACAGTGCGGTGTGAAGGAGTGGGTCAGCGGTCAGTTCACTGATCTAAAGGATCTTCCTAAGCATGGCGATGCCTTCGTCTGCTGCATTCTGAGTCACGGAGAAAAGGAGGGCGTctgtggcacagatggaacagtCGTCCCCACCATTGATATCCTCTCACCTTTCAACGGCACAAACTGTAGCATCCTTGTTGAAAAGCCCAAACTGTTCTTCATCCAAGCCTGTCGAGGGAAAGACGTGCAGGGGGGTGTGCCGGTGAACAAGAAGCCTGAAGTTGAAGAGACGGACAGGGAACTGGACACAGACGACGGCCAAGTCCAAGACTACACACTTCCACTATACTCCGACTACCTGGTTTTCATGGCCAACGTAGAGCAGTATGTCTCTATCAGGAACGTGTACACGGGGTCCTGGTTCATCCAGTCTCTGTGTGGCCAGCTGGAAAAAGGCTGCACCGG CGGGAAAGACATCCATGCGATCATCACCCTGGTCAATGCTGAAGTGAGCAAGATGGACTGCAAACTTCCTGTTAAGGATAAAGATGGGAAACGTATCGGCTGTGAGAATGTTAAGCAATCACCAGATTCCAGAAACACCCTGACCAAGACACTCATCTTTCCTGCTGAGATCACTTATACTTCATAA